The window TGCGGAAGGGGGCCTCCTACAAGGACGCCATCTGTCCGGACAGCATGGAGTTCAAGAAGGACCACTTTGTCATGGGCGACAAGTTCGGGCGGGTCCTGTTCCTCAAGGAGTACGCCTCCTACATCAAGGACTCCATGATCAATGAGCTGACGGAACTGAACCGGACGCTCATGCTGTCCATCGACGTGATCCCCGTCCCCACGGACGAGGCGGTGCGCGAGATGCAGAACCGGCTGCTGGGTGTGGAAACCAATGTGACCAACTGGCAGCGCCGGCAGAACAGCAACAACAACTTCTCAGCCGTTGTCCCGTATGACCTTGAACAGCAGCGCAAGGAAACCCGCGAGATGCTGGACGATCTCACCACCCGTGACCAGCGGATGATGTTCGCCGTGGTGACGCTGGTGCATCTGGCGGACAGCAAAGAGGAACTGGACAGTGACACGGAAACCCTCCAGTCCATCGCCCGCAAGCACCTCTGCCAGCTCTCCACCCTCAACTGGCAGCAGGCGGAGGGTTTGGTGACGGTGCTGCCCCTGGGCCTGCGCCGCATCGACGCCCTCCGCACCCTCACCACCGAGGCCCTGGCCGTCCTCATGCCCTTCAAGGCTCAGGAGATCCGCCATCAGGGCGGTGTGTACTACGGGCAGAATGTCATCAGCAAGAACCTCATCCTCGCCAACCGCTGGGAACTGCTCAACGCCAACGGCTTTGTTCTCGGCGTGTCCGGCTCCGGCAAGTCCTTCACCGCCAAGCGGGAGATGGTGGGGCTGGCCCTGGCGGCGGAGAATGGTGATAGCGGGGTGCCGGACGACATCATCGTCATCGACCCGGAATCTGAATACCGGCCGCTCATCGAAGGGCTGGGCGGCGAGGTCATCGAGGTGTCCGCCACCTCGCCCAACCATATCAATGCCATGGACATGGAGCAGGGCTACGGTGACGGGGAGAACCCGGTGGTGCTGAAGTCCGAGTTTCTGCTGTCTCTGTGTGAGCAACTTATGGGATCTGGGAAACTCTCCGCCAAGGAGAAGTCCATCATCGACCGCTGCGCCGCACAGTGCTACCGGGAGTACATCCGCAGGGGCTACACCGGCGCGGTGCCCACCCTGCAGGATTTCCACGCCGAACTGCTGCGCCAGCCGGAGCCGGAGGCGCGGGATGTGGCGCTGGCTATTGAGCTGTTTACCGAGGGCAGCCTGAATACCTTTGCCAAGCCCACCAATGTGGACACCAATTCCCGCATCCTCTGCTATGACATTCGGGATCTGGGCCGCCAGCTCCTGCCCGTGGGCATGCTGGTGGTGCTGGACAGCATTTTCAACCGCATCATCCGCAACCGGCAGCAGGGACGAAATACCTGGATCTACATCGACGAAATTTACTTGCTGTTTCAGCACGAGTACAGCGCAAACTTCCTGTTCACCCTCTGGAAACGTGTCCGCAAATACCGGGCCTGCTGCACCGGCATCACACAGAATGTGGACGACCTCCTCCAGTCCCACACCGCCCGGACCATGCTGGCCAACAGCGAGTTCCTCGTCATGCTCAACCAGGCGGCGACGGACCGGACGGAACTGGCCCGGCTGCTGAATATCTCGGACAACCAGCTCTCTTACATCACCAACGTGGACTCCGGCCGCGGCCTCATCAAATGCGGCAGCGCCATCGTGCCCTTTATGGACAACTTCCCCAAACACACCCGGCTGTACCGCCTGATGACCACCAAGCCCTCCGACTCGGACGGCAGCCATGCGCCGGGGCGGGCCGCGTAATGCGGCCCGCTTTCATGGGGAGGCGGGCGGATGGATAAGATCAAGGAAAAACCGCAGGTCACATCCTCCATTCGGGAGAAGGTCAAGGCCGCGCCGAAGGAGTTGGTCCATCGCGGCCTGGAGGATGGGGCAGACCGCCTGCGGACGCAGCTCCGGGACGCCGCCCAGCAGGGGCGGAGGGATGACTACGGCGGCGACCAAATCGAGGATACCACTGCGGACAGCATGCGCCGTATGGAGCGCGGTGCGGAAAAGCTCATCAAGGAGAAACGGAAGAACCGTGCCTCCCGCGACGGCAGTTCCGCGGATTCCACCGCTGGGGATCCCGCGCCGGAGATCCGTACACGGGAGCATGAAAGCCGTGTCAACGCCGCAGCGGCAGACCAGCCGGCGGAATCGGTCGGAAAAGCCGGGCAGCGGATCAAGACCAAGGACGCATACCTGCGCGCTCAAACGGAAACGCAGGTTTCCGGCCTGTCACCAGAGCGCACCCAGGGCCAGCAGCCCTTCATCCGGGAGCGCGGGCGGCAGGCAGCGCAGAAGTCCGCGCAGGACAGAGTCGAGCGGATGCGTCAGCCGGCAGGCAGCGGGCAAGAGCCTGTGCAACCTGTAGGAGATCGCCGGTCTTCCGGCAGAACTGTACATGGGAATGGGGGCAGGCGGGACGGGACTGTATCGCCCATGCGGTCAAAGGTGGAGCCTGCCCAAGATGCCGGCCCCCTGCCAAAAGGGAAACGCAAAACACCTGCCATAAAGGAGGCAGGCCGTGGCAGGGCCGTGCGCCACGCAAAGCCGGTTGCCGGCTCCTCCAGGCGGGTGGTAAAAACAGCGGACCATGCTGGGAGGGCTGCGGCCCAGACGGGGCGTGGGGCCACCCGTGCCGCCCAGAGCGCCAAAGCAGCCCATGTGGCACAGCAAACGGCCCGGTTCCGGCAGGCGGCAAAACAGGCGGGGAGTGCGGCGAAAAAGGCCGCTGCCAAGGCTGGAAACGCCCTGCGGGCCATCTATGCCGCCGCCAAGAGCCTGATCGCCGCTGCGGCTGCGGGAGGATCTGTCGTCCTTGC of the Intestinibacillus sp. Marseille-P6563 genome contains:
- a CDS encoding VirB4-like conjugal transfer ATPase, CD1110 family, coding for MIKTLQNTLRQDKEQFTVPRSVQDTIPIRRIWPDGIFQFGSKFSKCIRFSDINYAIASKEDKTAMFLNYSELLNALDTGSTTKITINNKRLNRQNFEETILLPPRGDFLDGYRAEYNTMLTDKVTDAVSSVVQERYITVSTHKKNVDEARTFFDRVTNDITSRLNKLDSRSEELDAIERLRILHDFYRVGEETEFHFDFKDSMRKGASYKDAICPDSMEFKKDHFVMGDKFGRVLFLKEYASYIKDSMINELTELNRTLMLSIDVIPVPTDEAVREMQNRLLGVETNVTNWQRRQNSNNNFSAVVPYDLEQQRKETREMLDDLTTRDQRMMFAVVTLVHLADSKEELDSDTETLQSIARKHLCQLSTLNWQQAEGLVTVLPLGLRRIDALRTLTTEALAVLMPFKAQEIRHQGGVYYGQNVISKNLILANRWELLNANGFVLGVSGSGKSFTAKREMVGLALAAENGDSGVPDDIIVIDPESEYRPLIEGLGGEVIEVSATSPNHINAMDMEQGYGDGENPVVLKSEFLLSLCEQLMGSGKLSAKEKSIIDRCAAQCYREYIRRGYTGAVPTLQDFHAELLRQPEPEARDVALAIELFTEGSLNTFAKPTNVDTNSRILCYDIRDLGRQLLPVGMLVVLDSIFNRIIRNRQQGRNTWIYIDEIYLLFQHEYSANFLFTLWKRVRKYRACCTGITQNVDDLLQSHTARTMLANSEFLVMLNQAATDRTELARLLNISDNQLSYITNVDSGRGLIKCGSAIVPFMDNFPKHTRLYRLMTTKPSDSDGSHAPGRAA